A section of the Streptomyces sp. CG1 genome encodes:
- a CDS encoding phage tail sheath family protein: protein MPTYLTPGVYVEEVQSGARPIEGVGTAVAAFVGFAQNGPFHEPTLVTNWDQYTQLFGGFTEGTYLAHAVYGYFSNGGGAAYIVRIGASTAAGTGGREPREVRAAEPVALGGFQITARPGVSGASVEIADADGENPPEDRFKLLVRQGDQVTETYDVSTRKNVKGYVVTQLRASKLIEVTEQRDATQARPTSQTVAVPDAPAAPAVPGSGAVSRLDPAEYVGDAAARTGFAGLEAIDEITMVAVPDLMGAHQRGDIDAEGVRTVQLAVISHCEQMGDRVAVLDAPPGLTAQQVRHWRNEEAGYDSRYATLYYPWVRVFDPAAGRNTTVPPSGHIAGVWARSDAERGVHKAPANEVIRGAVDLEVRLSKGEQDLLNPIGVNCVRAFPGRGIRIWGARTLSSDPAWRYLNVRRLFNYLEESILLGTQWVVFEPNDDRLWSSIRRNVTAFLTEEWRRGALFGRTAEEAFYVKCDRDNNPQTSIDQGRVVCDIGVAPVKPAEFVVFRLAQFSDSTSLIDE, encoded by the coding sequence ATGCCGACGTACCTCACCCCGGGCGTGTATGTGGAGGAGGTGCAGTCCGGTGCCCGCCCGATCGAAGGGGTCGGCACCGCCGTCGCCGCGTTCGTCGGGTTCGCCCAGAACGGGCCCTTCCACGAACCGACCCTGGTCACCAACTGGGACCAGTACACCCAGCTGTTCGGCGGCTTCACCGAGGGCACGTACCTCGCGCACGCCGTGTACGGCTACTTCTCCAACGGTGGCGGGGCCGCATACATCGTGCGGATCGGCGCCTCCACCGCGGCGGGCACGGGCGGCCGGGAGCCCCGCGAGGTCCGGGCGGCCGAGCCGGTCGCGCTCGGCGGGTTCCAGATCACGGCCAGGCCCGGCGTCTCGGGAGCGTCGGTGGAGATCGCCGACGCGGACGGCGAGAACCCGCCCGAGGACCGCTTCAAACTGCTGGTCCGCCAGGGCGACCAGGTGACCGAGACGTACGACGTCTCCACCCGCAAGAACGTCAAGGGCTATGTCGTCACCCAGCTCCGCGCCTCCAAGCTGATCGAGGTCACCGAGCAGCGCGACGCCACCCAGGCCCGGCCCACCAGTCAGACGGTGGCGGTGCCCGATGCCCCGGCCGCGCCCGCGGTGCCCGGCTCCGGCGCGGTGTCCCGGCTGGACCCGGCCGAGTACGTCGGCGACGCCGCCGCCCGGACCGGCTTCGCCGGGCTGGAGGCCATCGACGAGATCACCATGGTCGCGGTCCCGGACCTGATGGGCGCCCACCAGCGCGGCGACATCGACGCCGAGGGCGTGCGCACCGTCCAGCTCGCGGTCATCTCGCACTGCGAGCAGATGGGCGACCGGGTCGCCGTCCTGGACGCCCCGCCCGGGCTCACTGCCCAGCAGGTCCGGCACTGGCGCAACGAGGAGGCGGGGTACGACTCCCGGTACGCCACCCTCTACTACCCGTGGGTGCGGGTCTTCGACCCGGCGGCCGGCCGCAACACCACGGTTCCGCCGAGCGGTCACATCGCCGGTGTGTGGGCTCGCAGCGACGCCGAACGCGGCGTGCACAAGGCGCCCGCCAACGAGGTGATCCGCGGCGCGGTGGACCTGGAGGTCCGGCTCAGCAAGGGCGAGCAGGACCTGCTGAACCCGATCGGCGTGAACTGCGTACGCGCCTTCCCCGGCCGCGGCATCCGGATCTGGGGCGCTCGCACCCTGTCCTCCGACCCGGCCTGGCGCTACCTCAACGTGCGCCGCCTCTTCAACTACCTTGAGGAATCCATCCTGTTGGGCACCCAGTGGGTGGTCTTCGAGCCGAACGACGACCGGCTGTGGTCGAGCATCCGGCGCAACGTCACCGCGTTCCTCACCGAGGAATGGCGCCGGGGCGCGCTCTTCGGACGTACCGCCGAGGAGGCGTTCTACGTCAAGTGCGACCGCGACAACAACCCGCAGACCTCCATCGACCAGGGCCGGGTCGTCTGTGACATCGGCGTCGCCCCGGTCAAGCCCGCCGAGTTCGTGGTGTTCCGGCTGGCCCAGTTCTCCGACAGCACCAGCCTCATCGACGAGTGA
- a CDS encoding phage tail protein, with product MAEGDALSTHVFGVQLGGYMVESIQEISGFSVEEEVVEVKQVTSTGKQIIRKQPGARQAGEITITRGLDKSSEFTKWIKETLNNGAVDTARQNLTIEIKDTKGDTVRRIQLMNGWASKWEGPSLKAGESSPATETVTIVFEEIVVE from the coding sequence ATGGCAGAGGGCGATGCTCTTTCCACACACGTCTTCGGCGTGCAGCTCGGCGGGTACATGGTCGAGTCGATCCAGGAGATCAGCGGGTTCTCCGTCGAGGAGGAGGTCGTCGAGGTCAAGCAGGTCACGTCGACGGGCAAGCAGATCATCCGGAAGCAGCCCGGGGCACGGCAGGCCGGCGAGATCACGATCACCCGGGGACTCGACAAGAGCAGTGAGTTCACCAAGTGGATCAAGGAGACGCTCAACAACGGTGCCGTCGACACCGCCCGGCAGAACCTGACGATCGAGATCAAGGACACCAAGGGCGACACGGTCCGCCGTATCCAGCTGATGAACGGCTGGGCCTCCAAGTGGGAGGGCCCCTCCCTCAAGGCCGGCGAGTCCTCCCCGGCCACCGAGACCGTCACGATCGTGTTCGAGGAGATCGTCGTCGAATGA
- a CDS encoding DUF6760 family protein, whose product MTYALPRLREEIAYIAYHFHWQREEILGLTHAERRQWVTEIARINTRVNEGG is encoded by the coding sequence GTGACGTACGCACTCCCCCGGTTGCGGGAGGAGATCGCGTACATCGCCTACCACTTCCACTGGCAGCGCGAGGAGATCCTCGGTCTCACCCATGCCGAGCGTCGGCAGTGGGTGACCGAGATCGCCCGTATCAACACCCGTGTGAACGAAGGTGGTTGA